A window of the Dictyostelium discoideum AX4 chromosome 4 chromosome, whole genome shotgun sequence genome harbors these coding sequences:
- a CDS encoding glucosamine-fructose-6-phosphate aminotransferase (Similar to isomerizing): MNQNTIRRLQVTQRHLLEQQQEQQQYQHNSSDSFDGLESSDTCGIIGFVGKEEAINYLLEGLAILENRGYDSAGVTTISSDNDLVTSKYASLNTTSDAITRLKSVAHLHKGHVIGIAHTRWATHGGKTDKNAHPHLDYKDRVAVIHNGVIENNIILKEELEKKGIVFRSETDTEVIAQLIGLFLDQGLQIVDAIKETQKKLQGTWGIAVVCKDNPDQIVAARNGSPLLIGIGKDRMFIASEPGAFSRHTKEFISMENGEIAVLKADGHSLDLSRIEMAAHETIALSPEPYPHWTIKEIMEQPMSISRALNYGGRISDESRVKLGGLEDAKDLLLPIKNLIITGCGTSFFAAQFGARIMRYLGAFDTVQVFDAAEIIRDTLPHNHAGVLMISQSGETKDVARILTLAEESGIPRFSIVNAVGSLIARSSICGVYLNAGREHAVASTKAFSSQVTVLSLVANWFAQHRGIEEGKRRQLIDSLHRLPTNLGMALRVREQCKAIAQKIYKKNSIFVLGKGFAEPIAFEGALKIKEITYCHAEGYSGGALKHGPFALIEQDTPIILIILDDSNSPLMRVAAEEVKARGAHTIVITNNSTLAKHIAHDTILIPSNGILTALLAAIPLQLLAYEMAICKNIDPDRPKNLAKTVTTD, translated from the exons ATGAATCAAAATACAATTAGAAGATTACAGGTTACTCAAAGACATTTATTAGagcaacaacaagaacaacaacaatatcaacataATAGTTCAGATTCATTTGATGGATTAGAATCATCAGATACATGTGGTATCATTGGTTTTGTTGGTAAAGAGGAagcaattaattatttattagaaGGTTTAGCAATTTTAGAGAATAGAGGTTATGATTCTGCTGGTGTTACAACTATTTCATCAGATAATGATTTAGTTACTTCAAAATATGCAAGTTTAAATACAACTAGTGATGCAATTACAAGATTAAAATCTGTAGCAcat ttacatAAAGGTCATGTTATTGGTATTGCACATACAAGATGGGCAACTCATGGTGGTAAAACTGATAAAAATGCACATCCACATCTTGATTATAAAGATAGAGTTGCAGTTATTCATAATGgtgtaattgaaaataatattatattaaaagaagAACTTGAAAAGAAAGGTATTGTTTTTAGATCAGAAACTGATACTGAAGTTATTGCACAATTA attggtttatttttagatcaAGGATTACAAATTGTTGATGCAATTAAAGAAACACAAAAGAAATTACAAGGTACATGGGGTATTGCAGTAGTTTGTAAGGATAATCCTGATCAAATTGTAGCAGCAAGAAATGGTAGtccattattaattggtattGGAAAGGATCGTATGTTTATTGCAAGTGAACCAGGTGCATTTTCAAGACATACCAAAGAGTTTATTTCAATGGAAAATGGTGAGATTGCAGTATTGAAAGCTGATGGACATTCATTGGATTTAAGTAGAATTGAAATGGCAGCACATGAAACCATTGCTTTATCACCTGAACCATATCCACATTGGACCATTAAGGAGATTATGGAGCAACCAATGTCAATCTCAAGAGCATTGAATTATGGTGGTCGTATCTCTGATGAGTCTCGTGTTAAATTGGGTGGTCTTGAAGATGCAAAAGATTTATTgttaccaattaaaaatttaattattacagGTTGTGGTACAAGTTTCTTTGCTGCTCAATTCGGTGCAAGAATTATGAGATATTTAGGTGCATTCGATACAGTTCAAGTTTTTGATGCCGCTGAAATCATTAGAGATACCCTCCCACATAATCATGCCGGtgttttaatgatttcaCAAAGTGGTGAAACTAAAGATGTTGCACGTATCCTAACATTGGCTGAAGAGTCGGGTATTCCAAGATTCTCAATTGTAAATGCCGTTGGTTCATTGATTGCAAGAAGTTCAATTTGTGGTGTCTATTTAAATGCAGGTCGTGAACATGCTGTAGCTTCAACCAAAGCATTCTCATCACAAGTTACAGTATTATCATTGGTTGCAAATTGGTTCGCTCAACATAGAGGCATCGAAGAGGGTAAAAGACGTCAGTTAATCGATTCTCTTCATCGTTTACCAACAAATTTGGGTATGGCATTACGTGTTCGTGAACAATGTAAAGCAATCGctcaaaaaatttataaaaagaattcaatCTTTGTTTTGGGTAAAGGTTTCGCTGAACCAATCGCATTTGAAGGTGCtttgaaaattaaagaaatcaccTATTGTCATGCTGAAGGTTATAGTGGTGGTGCTCTTAAACATGGTCCATTCGCTCTCATTGAACAAGATACACCAATTATCTTGATCATTTTAGATGATAGTAATTCTCCATTAATGAGAGTCGCCGCTGAAGAAGTAAAAGCAAGAGGTGCTCATACTATCGTCattacaaataattcaacTTTGGCTAAACATATCGCTCATGATACCATTTTAATTCCAAGTAATGGTATTTTAACTGCACTTTTAGCTGCAATTCCATTACAATTATTAGCTTATGAAATGgcaatttgtaaaaatattgaCCCAGATCGTCCAAAAAATTTAGCCAAAACTGTAACAactgattaa